The genomic window CGTAACCATTTACCGCGACCGTATCGTCACCAAATGGCGCACTGGTCCTGTTAAAATCGAATACCGTGATCGCTATCTGCCACCGGAGGGGCACATAGATGTAATAACCAAAACGGATCGCCCCGGAGAGTTGCCCGAGGTGGTCATCAAAGATCGCGGTTTCACGCGCCGCATAGGAGGCGGTTTCGTCTACTCTGATCGGTTCTTACCCGCAGTTGATTTGAAGTGGGCATTTTTGAGGCGTTATAGTTCAATCATCGGGATAACGCCATCGTTTAGCGGTCTTGGGATTTCCCGCCATCTTGATGACGTCACACCATTTCAAAACCTTGAGATTCTTGGCATAGGTGGATTCGCCTGGGATGGAAATATTCGTTTTGGAATCGGGATGAGAACGAACTTTTAGTTTTTCTAAACCGCCCCTTTTCGGTAAACCCTTTGACCTCTCTCCATATATAATTTAATATATAGTTTCTGATATAGGGCTAACCCTCGTGGTAAAAAATAATATCGACGTTCCTAATCTGGTTAAAAAAATTCGTGGGATCAAGGGTCTCACTCAGGAAGAGTTTGCCCGCGAGCTGGGCGTGACATTCGCCACTGTGAATTCCTGGGAGAACGATAAACGATTTCCTCAGCCCTTTTTACTCAAACGACTCCTTGAATTAGAAAACGAGTGCCGGAAGAATCCGAAAACTGGAAGTGCGCGCAATGGATAGGAAAGACACAAAAACCTTTTCGGATCAATTAACTATAAATTCAAGGCGTCTCCCCGGAAAGGACATGACCGCATACCATGCCAAATATTTTGCTCATGAGCTTACGCGGCGGTGCCCTTCAGATAGCGTAGAAAAATTGACATCTGTCCTTTCGGATGCGCAGGTGGATTTGAATCCACATCAAATTGAGGCCGCGCTGTTCGCATTTTCCAATCCTTTTTCTCGTGGAGCCATTTTGGCGGATGAGGTTGGACTGGGCAAAACCATTGAGGCCGGGCTGCTGCTTTCTCAAAAGTGGGCTGAACGTAAACGGCGGCTCTTGGTAATCGTACCGGCAAACCTACGCAAACAATGGAGCCAGGAGCTTGCTGACAAATTTTACCTACCTTCGATAATTCTAGAAAATCGAAACTTCAACGAAATTATTCGAGCCGGCGATCTTAATCCCTTCAAGCAGGACAAGGTTGTCCTTTGCTCATATCACTTTGCTCGCGCCAAAGAGCCTTATCTGCGACAGGTTAGGTGGGATTTGGTGGTTATTGATGAGGCGCACCGACTGCGAAATGTATACAAGGCATCCAGCAAGATCGCCACTGCCATTAAACAAGCCGTTGCCCCTTTCCCCAAGGTCCTCTTAACCGCGACGCCTCTTCAAAATTCCCTCTTAGAGCTCTATGGAATGGTGAGCATCATTGATGATTACGCGTTTGGAGATATCAAAAGTTTCCGTACTCAATTTACCCGCCTAGGAAATGACGGTGATTTTATGGAATTGAAGGACCGTCTCAAACCTTTATGTAAGCGCACGCTACGCAAGCAGGTCTTAGAATACATCAAATACACAAATCGTCACGCCTTAGTTCAGGAATTCGTGCCCACTCCCGAAGAACAACGACTTTATGACCTGGTTTCTGATTATCTGCAGCAGCCTTCACTTTATGCTTTGCCAGCCAGCCAGCGCCAGTTGGTAACGCTTATCTTACGCAAGCTGCTGGCTTCTTCTACCTATGCCATCACTGGAACTTTAGAAGGACTCGCGCGCAAATTAGACGCGGCCGCGGCCGCGGCAGAGCAGGTTAATGATATCCCAGAGGATCTTCCTGAAAACTGGGAAGAAGTGGACGCGCTTGCGGAGGAGTGGAGCGAGGATGATGAAAACCAAGAACGTCCAAGTGAGCGCACCAAGCTAACGCCCGAACAGCTGGCTGAGATGCGGAAGGAAACAGCCAAATTGCGAGAATTTCATACATTGGCGAAATCAATCATTAAGAATTCCAAGGGAGAGGTTCTTTTAACTGCGTTGCGGCGCGGGCTTCAAGCGGCAGGCGAAGTCCAGAAAGACAGCGCCGGAACCAAGCTTCAGCAGAAAGCGGTCATCTTTACCGAATCCCGCCGGACCCAAGAGTATTTATTCAACATCCTTGAACAAACTGAATTCACGGGTAAAATTCTTCTGTTTAACGGCAGCAATAACGATTCTCGTTCAAAGGAAATTTACCGGCAATGGCTCGAAAAACACGCAGGCACAGATCGCATTAGCGGCTCTCCCAGCGCCGATTTACGCGCGGCGCTTGTCGAACACTTTAGGGATAACGCCGTAATTCTTATAGCCACGGAGGCCGCCGCCGAAGGAGTCAATCTGCAGTTCTGCAATCTCGTTGTGAATTACGATTTGCCCTGGAACCCCCAGCGCATTGAACAGCGGATTGGCCGTTGTCACCGCTATGGACAGAAGTTTGATGTTGTGGTGGTAAACTTTTTGAATAAAAACAATGCGGCCGATCAGCGTGTGTACCAACTGCTGGACGAAAAGTTTCGCCTCTTTAACGGCGTATTCGGCACGAGCGATGAGGTGTTGGGGGCTGTGGAATCTGGCGTGGATTTTGAAAAACGTATTGCCGCGATTTACCAAAAATGCCGCACTAAAGAACAAATACAATTTGAATTCGATCAATTGCAACGGGAGCTTGATTCCGAAATTGTCGAAGGACAGCGGGATGCCCGTGAAAAACTCCTCAATAATTTTGACCGCGAAGTCGTGGAAAAGGTGCGGATCAAAAGCCAGGATTATTTAGACCGCTTCCAGGAGCAGATTTGGCGGCTTACCCGGCACCTGCTTGCGCCTTATGCCCGCTTTGATGAACAGGAATATAGCTTCATGCTGGAGCGCAATCCATTCCCAGGCGAGACTATACACCCCGGTCCCTACCGCATGGGCAAGGGCGTGGAAGATGTGAACACTTACCGCGTAGGCCACCCCTTGGCGCAGCGTTTATTGGAACAAGCGAAAGCGTTACCCGTGGAATCAGGCGAGGTTGTCTTCCGATTGGAGGATGCCGGGAAAAAAATTACGGTTCTCGAGGCGTTGGCTGGGAAAGCCGGGTGGCTTATATGTGACCGATTGAGCGTGAGCGCCATTGAAACCGAAGATCACCTTATTCTGGCTGGCATTACGGATGACAGCGCTCCATTGGAGGGTGTTCAGTGCCGACGGCTCTTTGATCTCCCCGGCGAAGAGAAGGCGGCCGGCTCATCTCCCGATTCACTGTTGAAAACTCTCAAAAAAGCGGCCTCTGGGCAAGCTCAAGTAATTTTGGAAGAAGCATCCAGAAAAAACGGCCAATGGTTCGAAATCGAAATAGACAAACTGGACCGTTGGGCTGAAGATAAGCGCACCATCCTTAAAACAGCCATTGATGAGCTGGATGAAAAAATTAAAGAAACTAAAAAGGCGGCCCGGCTTGCGCCCAATCTGCCGGAGAAAATTGAACGCCAGCGGGAGTTGCGTCAACTAGAAGGAAAGCGCAACGAAGCTTGGAAAACTTTTGACGTGGCTTCGCGTGAGATCGAGCAACGGAAAGATGAACTACTTGATGAAGTTGGCCGCCGCCTTACACAGAAAACAGATCAAGAAAATTTATTTGTCTTACGATGGAGGCTTGCATGATTAAGAATAAACTCAAAGGAGATGTTGCCGTGGAACCTGAAAAATTCGACCTTCGTTCTCATGCAGTTGCTGAAAATAAACAGAAGGAGCTGTTGCGGCTATTCCCAGAGATACAAACAGAGGGCGGCAAGATTGATTTTGAACGCCTGAAACTCACTTTAGGGGAATCGGTGGACGTGGGAAAGGAGCGTTACGGCATGAACTGGCCGGGCAAGGCTGAGTGCTTTAAGACTCTCCAGGCGCCGAGCCTCGGCACGCTACGACCTTGCCGCGAGGAAAGCGTCAATTTCGATACGACAGAAAACCTCATTATCGAAGGTGATAATCTTGAAGTGCTCAAGCTCCTTCAGAAGTCCTATCTGGGTAAAATCAAGATGATTTATATAGACCCTCCTTACAATACAGGTAACGATTTCATCTACCCCGACAACTACACCGAATCTCTACAGACCTACCTGGAGTACACCGGACAGGTAGACGCGGAGGGTAGAAAGTTCGGCACCAACACCGACGCTGACGGGCGCTTCCACTCGAAGTGGCTAAACATGATGTATCCGAGACTGTATCTAGCGAGGAATCTATTGCGGGAAGATGGGGTAATCTTTATCAGCATCGACGACAATGAGGTTGATGCGCTTAAAACTGTGACGAAAGAACTGTTTGGAGAGGAGAACTTTGTAGCACAAGTCGTCGTGCAGACGAATCCTCGCGGACGGACGCTCGATCAATACCTTGCCAAGACGTTTGAATATGTTGTTGTCTTTGCAAAGTCGATTGATGCCGAGTCGTTGTACCAGGTCCCGAAGAGCGAGGCGGCACTATCGGAATACGACAAAACAGACACGGACGGGCAGTACCGCGAGCTGGAGCTCCGTAACCGCAACCCTGTTTTCACGCGGGCGAATCGACCCAATCTCTGGTTCCCGCTGTATATTGATCCAAAGTCTGGCACGGTGTCGCTCAAGCGTAACGTCACGCATACTGCTGAAGCGTTACCCAGGAACTCGCAGGGCGAGGATGGCTGCTGGACATGGGGTCAGAAGAAAGTGGAAGAGAATCTAACTCTTCTTGTTGGTCGACAGGTAGCCAGCGGTGCCTGGCGAGTGTTCAGAAAAGACTACATTCCGACTGACGGGGCGACGACGAAAGAAAAGTCCTTGTGGCTTGACAAGAATCTGAACCACGAGAATGGGAAAGAAGAACTTGGACAGATCTTCGGAAAGACGCCCTTCGATTTCCCCAAGTCCAGCGCGCTTGTTCAGAAGGCTGCGACGTTGGCCACGTTGCAAGATGGGCACGATATTGTCCTCGACTTTTTTGCTGGTTCCGGCACAGCGGCCCACGCCGTCCTCAACCTCAACAAACAGGATGGCGGCAACCGCAAGTTCATCCTTGTGCAGCTTCCCGAGCCCACGGAACGTAAAGACTACCCTACAATAGCTGAGATTACTAAGGAACGTGTTCGTCGGGTCATCAAAAAGCTCAACGATGAGGATGCGGGTAAACTTGATGTGGCGAATACTGCCAAGCAAGACCGGGGGTTCCGCGTCTTCAAGCTTGCCGAATCAAATTTCAAGCCTTGGAATGCCGATATACCACATGATGGGAAGGTCTTGGAAAACGAGCTCGAATTGTATGTAAACCATATTTGCGAAGGTCGCACATCTGAAGATATCCTACATGAGATTCTGCTTAAAAGCGGCTTTCCGCTTACTACAAAGGTCGAAATACTGAAACTTGCAGGCAAGGCGGTGCACAGCGTGGCAGATGGTGCCCTCTTTATTTGTTTAGAGCGTAAACTCACCTTGGAATTGATTCGGGCAATGGCAGATAAAAAACCCGAACGAATCGTGTGCTTAGATGAAGGATTTGCGGGTAACGACCAGCTCAAAGCTAACGCCGTTCAGGTTTTTCGAACCAAGGGCGTGACGAGCTTTAGGACCGTGTAGAAGTTTTGACGACATGAAATTACAGTTTGATGCCAATCAGGCATTTCAGCTTGATGCCGTAGCCGCCATAACATCTCTTTTCGACGGCCAGCCGCAGGGCG from Elusimicrobiota bacterium includes these protein-coding regions:
- a CDS encoding helix-turn-helix transcriptional regulator codes for the protein MGLTLVVKNNIDVPNLVKKIRGIKGLTQEEFARELGVTFATVNSWENDKRFPQPFLLKRLLELENECRKNPKTGSARNG
- a CDS encoding DEAD/DEAH box helicase, with product MTAYHAKYFAHELTRRCPSDSVEKLTSVLSDAQVDLNPHQIEAALFAFSNPFSRGAILADEVGLGKTIEAGLLLSQKWAERKRRLLVIVPANLRKQWSQELADKFYLPSIILENRNFNEIIRAGDLNPFKQDKVVLCSYHFARAKEPYLRQVRWDLVVIDEAHRLRNVYKASSKIATAIKQAVAPFPKVLLTATPLQNSLLELYGMVSIIDDYAFGDIKSFRTQFTRLGNDGDFMELKDRLKPLCKRTLRKQVLEYIKYTNRHALVQEFVPTPEEQRLYDLVSDYLQQPSLYALPASQRQLVTLILRKLLASSTYAITGTLEGLARKLDAAAAAAEQVNDIPEDLPENWEEVDALAEEWSEDDENQERPSERTKLTPEQLAEMRKETAKLREFHTLAKSIIKNSKGEVLLTALRRGLQAAGEVQKDSAGTKLQQKAVIFTESRRTQEYLFNILEQTEFTGKILLFNGSNNDSRSKEIYRQWLEKHAGTDRISGSPSADLRAALVEHFRDNAVILIATEAAAEGVNLQFCNLVVNYDLPWNPQRIEQRIGRCHRYGQKFDVVVVNFLNKNNAADQRVYQLLDEKFRLFNGVFGTSDEVLGAVESGVDFEKRIAAIYQKCRTKEQIQFEFDQLQRELDSEIVEGQRDAREKLLNNFDREVVEKVRIKSQDYLDRFQEQIWRLTRHLLAPYARFDEQEYSFMLERNPFPGETIHPGPYRMGKGVEDVNTYRVGHPLAQRLLEQAKALPVESGEVVFRLEDAGKKITVLEALAGKAGWLICDRLSVSAIETEDHLILAGITDDSAPLEGVQCRRLFDLPGEEKAAGSSPDSLLKTLKKAASGQAQVILEEASRKNGQWFEIEIDKLDRWAEDKRTILKTAIDELDEKIKETKKAARLAPNLPEKIERQRELRQLEGKRNEAWKTFDVASREIEQRKDELLDEVGRRLTQKTDQENLFVLRWRLA
- a CDS encoding site-specific DNA-methyltransferase — encoded protein: MIKNKLKGDVAVEPEKFDLRSHAVAENKQKELLRLFPEIQTEGGKIDFERLKLTLGESVDVGKERYGMNWPGKAECFKTLQAPSLGTLRPCREESVNFDTTENLIIEGDNLEVLKLLQKSYLGKIKMIYIDPPYNTGNDFIYPDNYTESLQTYLEYTGQVDAEGRKFGTNTDADGRFHSKWLNMMYPRLYLARNLLREDGVIFISIDDNEVDALKTVTKELFGEENFVAQVVVQTNPRGRTLDQYLAKTFEYVVVFAKSIDAESLYQVPKSEAALSEYDKTDTDGQYRELELRNRNPVFTRANRPNLWFPLYIDPKSGTVSLKRNVTHTAEALPRNSQGEDGCWTWGQKKVEENLTLLVGRQVASGAWRVFRKDYIPTDGATTKEKSLWLDKNLNHENGKEELGQIFGKTPFDFPKSSALVQKAATLATLQDGHDIVLDFFAGSGTAAHAVLNLNKQDGGNRKFILVQLPEPTERKDYPTIAEITKERVRRVIKKLNDEDAGKLDVANTAKQDRGFRVFKLAESNFKPWNADIPHDGKVLENELELYVNHICEGRTSEDILHEILLKSGFPLTTKVEILKLAGKAVHSVADGALFICLERKLTLELIRAMADKKPERIVCLDEGFAGNDQLKANAVQVFRTKGVTSFRTV